One stretch of Elusimicrobiota bacterium DNA includes these proteins:
- a CDS encoding LysR family transcriptional regulator — protein sequence MEIQQIKSFVAVAKTGNFSRAAESLFRTQPSVTVAVRRLEKELGAKLFERHGRRTILTAAGEAVAEAAGPLLGNWEKMKEVLAPLGDGKMRGRVRIGAGEPVMLYLLPKFIRDFRKANPGVKVSLYCQRAEQTLEMLRSGELDFGIRSMERAPAWAAYRPTMEFERMVIGEKGHPIGKLKKLTLDDLAGYPLLTGDGHSTTRRIVEGKLTEAGLTWEVGLEAGGWEVLKTYAKNGLGVAVIPSICLTEADKKDLAIARAGHLFGYDRYGVVTRRGGVLSEAAKRLIKKLDPGYPV from the coding sequence ATGGAAATCCAACAGATAAAGTCCTTCGTGGCGGTGGCCAAGACCGGAAACTTCAGCCGGGCGGCGGAGAGCCTCTTTCGCACCCAGCCCAGCGTGACGGTGGCCGTCCGGCGGCTGGAAAAGGAACTGGGGGCGAAGCTCTTTGAAAGGCACGGGCGGCGAACGATTCTTACGGCCGCCGGAGAGGCCGTGGCCGAGGCCGCCGGGCCGCTTCTGGGGAACTGGGAGAAGATGAAAGAGGTCCTGGCCCCTCTGGGCGACGGCAAGATGCGTGGGCGTGTAAGGATCGGGGCGGGCGAGCCGGTGATGCTTTATCTCCTGCCCAAGTTCATAAGAGACTTTCGGAAGGCAAACCCGGGGGTGAAAGTGTCCCTCTATTGCCAGAGGGCGGAACAGACCTTGGAGATGCTCCGGTCCGGGGAATTGGACTTTGGAATCCGCTCCATGGAGCGCGCCCCCGCCTGGGCGGCCTATCGCCCGACCATGGAATTTGAGCGGATGGTCATCGGCGAAAAGGGGCACCCAATCGGGAAACTTAAGAAGCTGACCCTGGACGACCTGGCAGGTTATCCCCTTTTGACGGGGGACGGGCACTCCACGACGCGCCGGATTGTGGAGGGCAAACTGACCGAGGCGGGCCTGACCTGGGAAGTGGGGCTTGAGGCGGGCGGTTGGGAGGTGCTTAAAACCTACGCCAAAAACGGGCTGGGCGTGGCGGTGATACCGTCCATATGCCTGACGGAAGCGGATAAAAAGGACCTGGCGATCGCCCGGGCGGGGCATCTATTTGGCTATGACCGATACGGCGTGGTGACGCGGCGAGGCGGGGTTTTATCCGAGGCGGCGAAGCGATTGATCAAGAAGTTGGACCCAGGATACCCGGTTTGA
- a CDS encoding bifunctional (p)ppGpp synthetase/guanosine-3',5'-bis(diphosphate) 3'-pyrophosphohydrolase: MKPTKLTPRFERALAMAHRLHKRQTRKSTGIPYISHLLAVCSLVLEDGGNENEAIAALLHDAAEDQGGISTLKRIKKAFGPTVADLVAGCSDTFQTPKPPWKARKVAYLNHLAKASPSIQCIVAADKLHNIRCTLHNLLREGGKVWDRFSAGRGDQLWYYKSVHRILARAGRSGHVRELGETIDRLSKVRA, from the coding sequence ATGAAACCCACAAAGCTGACCCCCCGGTTCGAGAGAGCCCTCGCCATGGCCCACCGCCTTCACAAGCGCCAGACCCGGAAATCCACGGGGATCCCCTACATATCGCACCTGCTGGCCGTCTGCTCCCTGGTTCTGGAGGACGGTGGTAACGAGAACGAGGCCATCGCGGCTTTGCTCCACGACGCCGCCGAGGATCAAGGCGGTATTTCTACCCTAAAAAGGATCAAGAAGGCCTTTGGCCCCACCGTGGCCGACCTAGTGGCCGGCTGTTCCGACACCTTCCAAACGCCCAAACCGCCCTGGAAAGCCCGCAAGGTGGCTTACCTGAATCATCTGGCCAAGGCCTCTCCCTCCATCCAGTGCATCGTCGCCGCGGACAAGCTCCACAACATCCGTTGCACGCTTCACAACCTGCTTCGGGAGGGGGGGAAGGTTTGGGATCGGTTTTCGGCGGGGAGGGGGGACCAGCTTTGGTATTACAAAAGCGTTCACCGTATTCTCGCCCGGGCGGGCCGCTCCGGCCATGTTCGGGAGTTGGGCGAGACGATTGACCGTCTTTCAAAAGTCAGGGCTTAA
- a CDS encoding thermonuclease family protein: TYWEIGGRIGDEQLTANAGYEKAVMERLAEDMRTDMTTLYRCVQFHDTYKTVPDSEYLSWSHYRVLLTVKDPKERDYYTKVAEEKHWTRDQLLKAVQGDTYSDDKTGKKAKKLPRPVGATYVFKAYVLNVVDGDTLLVDVDCGFEIKKKERIRLAGIDCAELITDEGREAAEYVRNQLARVPFIMLRTTKVDINGRFLGHVFYSLDDTMEKDDIYTDGRYLNQELLDRGLARVY; encoded by the coding sequence AACCTATTGGGAAATCGGCGGGCGGATCGGTGATGAGCAGTTGACCGCCAACGCCGGATACGAGAAAGCCGTCATGGAGCGCCTGGCGGAGGACATGCGGACGGACATGACCACCCTGTACCGGTGCGTCCAGTTCCACGACACCTACAAAACCGTGCCGGACAGCGAATACCTCTCCTGGTCCCACTATCGCGTGCTACTGACAGTGAAGGACCCCAAGGAACGGGACTACTACACCAAGGTTGCCGAAGAAAAGCACTGGACCCGCGACCAACTGCTAAAAGCCGTTCAGGGCGACACCTACAGCGACGACAAGACGGGGAAAAAGGCAAAGAAACTCCCCCGCCCGGTTGGGGCGACCTACGTTTTCAAGGCTTACGTTTTAAACGTGGTGGACGGCGACACCCTGCTGGTGGACGTGGATTGCGGCTTTGAAATCAAAAAGAAAGAGCGAATCCGGCTGGCGGGGATAGACTGCGCGGAACTCATAACGGACGAGGGCAGGGAAGCGGCGGAATATGTGCGAAACCAACTGGCCCGGGTGCCCTTCATCATGCTACGGACAACGAAGGTGGATATTAACGGGCGGTTTTTGGGGCACGTCTTCTATTCCCTGGACGACACGATGGAGAAGGACGACATTTACACCGATGGGCGCTATTTGAACCAGGAACTGCTGGACCGGGGGCTGGCGAGGGTGTATTAA